The following are from one region of the Coffea eugenioides isolate CCC68of chromosome 2, Ceug_1.0, whole genome shotgun sequence genome:
- the LOC113763212 gene encoding 2-oxoglutarate-Fe(II) type oxidoreductase hxnY-like isoform X3, with protein sequence MAALNCIDLSNSDIQKSVSLLRQACSDSGFFYVVNHGISPEFMDEVFSQSKRFFSLPLDEKMKLLRNEKNRGYTPLLDQHLDPVNQIHGDYKEGYSIGVEVPEDDPQAEKPLHGPNLWPTADILPGWRETMERYHREALEVARAVARIIALALDLDGNFFDQSEMLGDPIAILRLLHYEGKISEPERGIYGAGAHSDFGLLTLLATDDVIGLQICKDKHVEPQIWENVSPVKGFPPVTCGAYLMQRYEDTYGDQSS encoded by the exons ATGGCGGCACTGAATTGTATAGACCTCTCCAATTCCGACATACAAAAATCTGTCTCTCTCCTCAGACAG GCTTGCTCGGACTCTGGATTTTTTTATGTAGTCAATCATGGTATCAGCCCAGAATTTATGGATGAGGTCTTTTCTCAAAGCAAAAGGTTCTTTAGTCTACCACTTGATGAAAAGATGAAGCTTCTCAGGAATGAAAAAAACCGTGGTTACACTCCTCTTCTAGATCAGCATCTGGATCCTGTCAACCAGATACATG GAGATTATAAAGAAGGATATTCCATTGGTGTGGAAGTACCAGAAGATGATCCTCAAGCCGAAAAACCACTTCATGGACCAAACTTGTGGCCTACAGCAG ATATTTTGCCTGGATGGAGAGAAACTATGGAGAGATACCACCGCGAAGCACT TGAGGTTGCAAGGGCAGTTGCTAGAATTATAGCCCTAGCACTTGACCTGGATGGAAACTTTTTTGATCAATCAGAAATGCTAGGCGATCCTATTGCAATTTTGCGGCTGCTACATTATGAAG GTAAAATCTCTGAACCAGAGAGAGGAATATATGGTGCAGGTGCCCACAGTGACTTTGGCTTGCTTACCTTGTTAGCCACAGATGATGTCATTGGTCTTCAG ATATGCAAGGACAAGCATGTTGAGCCTCAGATTTGGGAAAACGTGTCACCAGTAAAAGG
- the LOC113763212 gene encoding 2-oxoglutarate-Fe(II) type oxidoreductase hxnY-like isoform X4, translated as MAALNCIDLSNSDIQKSVSLLRQACSDSGFFYVVNHGISPEFMDEVFSQSKRFFSLPLDEKMKLLRNEKNRGYTPLLDQHLDPVNQIHGDYKEGYSIGVEVPEDDPQAEKPLHGPNLWPTADILPGWRETMERYHREALEVARAVARIIALALDLDGNFFDQSEMLGDPIAILRLLHYEGKISEPERGIYGAGAHSDFGLLTLLATDDVIGLQICKDKHVEPQIWENVSPVKGYPAKYKL; from the exons ATGGCGGCACTGAATTGTATAGACCTCTCCAATTCCGACATACAAAAATCTGTCTCTCTCCTCAGACAG GCTTGCTCGGACTCTGGATTTTTTTATGTAGTCAATCATGGTATCAGCCCAGAATTTATGGATGAGGTCTTTTCTCAAAGCAAAAGGTTCTTTAGTCTACCACTTGATGAAAAGATGAAGCTTCTCAGGAATGAAAAAAACCGTGGTTACACTCCTCTTCTAGATCAGCATCTGGATCCTGTCAACCAGATACATG GAGATTATAAAGAAGGATATTCCATTGGTGTGGAAGTACCAGAAGATGATCCTCAAGCCGAAAAACCACTTCATGGACCAAACTTGTGGCCTACAGCAG ATATTTTGCCTGGATGGAGAGAAACTATGGAGAGATACCACCGCGAAGCACT TGAGGTTGCAAGGGCAGTTGCTAGAATTATAGCCCTAGCACTTGACCTGGATGGAAACTTTTTTGATCAATCAGAAATGCTAGGCGATCCTATTGCAATTTTGCGGCTGCTACATTATGAAG GTAAAATCTCTGAACCAGAGAGAGGAATATATGGTGCAGGTGCCCACAGTGACTTTGGCTTGCTTACCTTGTTAGCCACAGATGATGTCATTGGTCTTCAG ATATGCAAGGACAAGCATGTTGAGCCTCAGATTTGGGAAAACGTGTCACCAGTAAAAGG
- the LOC113763212 gene encoding 2-oxoglutarate-Fe(II) type oxidoreductase hxnY-like isoform X5, with translation MDEVFSQSKRFFSLPLDEKMKLLRNEKNRGYTPLLDQHLDPANQIHGDYKEGYSIGVEVPEDDPQAEKPLHGPNLWPTADILPGWRETMERYHREALEVARAVARIIALALDLDGNFFDQSEMLGNPIATLRLLHYEGKISEPERGIYGAGAHSDFGLLTLLATDDVTGLQICKDKHVEPQIWEYVSPVKGAFIVNLGDLLERWSNCSFRSTLHRVLVGGQERYSVPTRHMWSLLDAEI, from the exons ATGGATGAGGTCTTTTCTCAAAGCAAAAGGTTCTTTAGTCTACCACTTGATGAAAAGATGAAGCTTCTCAGGAATGAAAAAAACCGTGGTTACACTCCTCTTCTAGATCAGCATCTGGATCCTGCCAACCAGATACATG GAGATTATAAAGAAGGATATTCCATTGGTGTGGAAGTACCAGAAGATGATCCTCAAGCCGAAAAACCACTTCATGGACCAAACTTGTGGCCTACAGCAG ATATTTTGCCTGGATGGAGAGAAACTATGGAGAGATACCACCGCGAAGCACT TGAGGTTGCAAGGGCAGTTGCTAGAATTATAGCCCTAGCACTTGACCTGGATGGAAACTTTTTTGATCAATCAGAAATGCTAGGCAATCCTATTGCAACTTTGCGGCTGCTACATTATGAAG GTAAAATCTCTGAACCAGAGAGAGGAATATATGGTGCAGGTGCCCACAGTGACTTTGGCTTGCTTACCTTGTTAGCCACAGATGATGTCACTGGTCTTCAG ATATGCAAGGACAAGCATGTTGAGCCTCAGATTTGGGAATACGTGTCACCAGTAAAAGG AGCATTTATTGTGAATCTTGGAGATTTACTGGAGCGCTGGAGCAATTGTTCTTTCAG GTCAACACTACATCGAGTCTTGGTTGGCGGTCAAGAAAGATATTCT GTACCCACCCGTCACATGTGGAGCTTACTTGATGCAGAGATATGA
- the LOC113763212 gene encoding 2-oxoglutarate-Fe(II) type oxidoreductase hxnY-like isoform X2 → MDEVFSQSKRFFSLPLDEKMKLLRNEKNRGYTPLLDQHLDPANQIHGDYKEGYSIGVEVPEDDPQAEKPLHGPNLWPTADILPGWRETMERYHREALEVARAVARIIALALDLDGNFFDQSEMLGNPIATLRLLHYEGKISEPERGIYGAGAHSDFGLLTLLATDDVTGLQICKDKHVEPQIWEYVSPVKGAFIVNLGDLLERWSNCSFRSTLHRVLVGGQERYSIAFFVLPSFNCDVKCLPTCHSEDDPPKFPPVTCGAYLMQRYEDTYGDQSS, encoded by the exons ATGGATGAGGTCTTTTCTCAAAGCAAAAGGTTCTTTAGTCTACCACTTGATGAAAAGATGAAGCTTCTCAGGAATGAAAAAAACCGTGGTTACACTCCTCTTCTAGATCAGCATCTGGATCCTGCCAACCAGATACATG GAGATTATAAAGAAGGATATTCCATTGGTGTGGAAGTACCAGAAGATGATCCTCAAGCCGAAAAACCACTTCATGGACCAAACTTGTGGCCTACAGCAG ATATTTTGCCTGGATGGAGAGAAACTATGGAGAGATACCACCGCGAAGCACT TGAGGTTGCAAGGGCAGTTGCTAGAATTATAGCCCTAGCACTTGACCTGGATGGAAACTTTTTTGATCAATCAGAAATGCTAGGCAATCCTATTGCAACTTTGCGGCTGCTACATTATGAAG GTAAAATCTCTGAACCAGAGAGAGGAATATATGGTGCAGGTGCCCACAGTGACTTTGGCTTGCTTACCTTGTTAGCCACAGATGATGTCACTGGTCTTCAG ATATGCAAGGACAAGCATGTTGAGCCTCAGATTTGGGAATACGTGTCACCAGTAAAAGG AGCATTTATTGTGAATCTTGGAGATTTACTGGAGCGCTGGAGCAATTGTTCTTTCAG GTCAACACTACATCGAGTCTTGGTTGGCGGTCAAGAAAGATATTCT ATTGCTTTCTTCGTGCTGCCCAGTTTCAATTGTGATGTCAAATGCTTGCCAACCTGCCACTCAGAGGATGATCCTCCGAA
- the LOC113763212 gene encoding 2-oxoglutarate-Fe(II) type oxidoreductase hxnY-like isoform X1, producing the protein MDEVFSQSKRFFSLPLDEKMKLLRNEKNRGYTPLLDQHLDPANQIHGDYKEGYSIGVEVPEDDPQAEKPLHGPNLWPTADILPGWRETMERYHREALEVARAVARIIALALDLDGNFFDQSEMLGNPIATLRLLHYEGKISEPERGIYGAGAHSDFGLLTLLATDDVTGLQICKDKHVEPQIWEYVSPVKGAFIVNLGDLLERWSNCSFRSTLHRVLVGGQERYSIAFFVLPSFNCDVKCLPTCHSEDDPPKYPPVTCGAYLMQRYEDTHVDLSS; encoded by the exons ATGGATGAGGTCTTTTCTCAAAGCAAAAGGTTCTTTAGTCTACCACTTGATGAAAAGATGAAGCTTCTCAGGAATGAAAAAAACCGTGGTTACACTCCTCTTCTAGATCAGCATCTGGATCCTGCCAACCAGATACATG GAGATTATAAAGAAGGATATTCCATTGGTGTGGAAGTACCAGAAGATGATCCTCAAGCCGAAAAACCACTTCATGGACCAAACTTGTGGCCTACAGCAG ATATTTTGCCTGGATGGAGAGAAACTATGGAGAGATACCACCGCGAAGCACT TGAGGTTGCAAGGGCAGTTGCTAGAATTATAGCCCTAGCACTTGACCTGGATGGAAACTTTTTTGATCAATCAGAAATGCTAGGCAATCCTATTGCAACTTTGCGGCTGCTACATTATGAAG GTAAAATCTCTGAACCAGAGAGAGGAATATATGGTGCAGGTGCCCACAGTGACTTTGGCTTGCTTACCTTGTTAGCCACAGATGATGTCACTGGTCTTCAG ATATGCAAGGACAAGCATGTTGAGCCTCAGATTTGGGAATACGTGTCACCAGTAAAAGG AGCATTTATTGTGAATCTTGGAGATTTACTGGAGCGCTGGAGCAATTGTTCTTTCAG GTCAACACTACATCGAGTCTTGGTTGGCGGTCAAGAAAGATATTCT ATTGCTTTCTTCGTGCTGCCCAGTTTCAATTGTGATGTCAAATGCTTGCCAACCTGCCACTCAGAGGATGATCCTCCGAA GTACCCACCCGTCACATGTGGAGCTTACTTGATGCAGAGATATGAAGATACGCATGTTGATCTGAGCTCCTAG